A window of the Cutaneotrichosporon cavernicola HIS019 DNA, chromosome: 6 genome harbors these coding sequences:
- the CLU1 gene encoding uncharacterized protein (mRNA-binding protein involved in proper cytoplasmic distribution of mitochondria) has product MSDNQVKPEATPVEPVADKAPEVTEASAQAEEEQQPQQPQLPPVAVNLPNPKNARTLPKPQDGESFSKLSLYSQPSETVQEIKLAVSEWVGGYWLGPHSLRLPGKGDDVLSTSKDGIEIRAGDKLSEFIDLADVFAHLPEDGDRVLDVVNEPYSESTARQAVVRLLEFIEPAGTTANNLTTPLGVGAGASIFEEVRSGSLYVRESPNDAVAKVEPKEDAKDAKEDEVIEHAFSDWTAGSAGFPLSKLPVAQAPVEINACLRSIQLSHFNPPPAPLRQKGHQLYLQVSILEGDVYTLVCSTRGWYVSKSNVNNFDPAPRDGSSPTHSLFDLLHSLSPLFTERLFALPSLSSTAPARDPLSTVAIPQAEPAYPWIIAEPKPATGPEILRTQLAYLHSGATSAEGLDNARDWNEEIQGVKELPHSTMPERVFRERMAQKTWAEFTQASIRAAMNVARGDVLPLNPNEPTRQHMWLVSNIFVTKAVDSIGAYSHVGGDAAAHVSHAKDAEGVRLLNRLDVDGANVLGHTVVDWQGDRWICQSVLPGIFSRREPEAEEAAEPKDDEKKEDWVKVEGDKEEEAALNPLIIYGADSEQTTTLHWDEATHNVMKKIAAHQRLAPHTLKAGDKEYEFYASSEVKGLRGSDGRRYFLDLPRLSPVDIEWLENNYEGKLVGPGGEQVDAPVYPHRMTLLRPELIEIFWESELKLWARDITAKKQAEEAEKAKAESEKTEAKESEETLEEDKKDEGKKEIDPETIATLKDFELRFNPDAFVDSPSEDGQTFGPAKYTDESDLSIKSVRDASKFLRDMIVPAIVVDVLTGSASGIMDGASLTRVMHARGINMRYLGIFAAAIDNFTKKPEGESKEAQGLLGALRSVVIQEMVFRGAKHVLRDLVRGLLPEQVPNAVSHFLNCLIGTDYNASPKAVYEELEVGPSAEPAYVSLTPESLREQIASEVETRFRWKLDEADFAVRKPQLLRELASRFAFQIVQRDYAFDSSAEAAAVVNGDADKAASKKKKGKTAGSTKRTTTFEPADILTLLPVVMSTAPSVAVAEEIFDAGRATINRGDIDMGLEFMLEGVQLYESIHSVIHPEVAAVYHQYASTLHQLARIKIQQIAAAENADPEQPLGLDISTALKLQRHAVLIAERTLGVYHHDTLAYYFQLAMLENLEGNSQAALRYFRHILMLWNVIYGDDHPEINTLLSNAGIVLQSLNQHQLSIQLLQQAAERNAAQFGEKHVQYGNALHQLTQAHFLGGDFQKALESSEGAFAIFKDVYGEEHAQTKEVAKNVELLKAVIDNVERQKQEQELLRQQQVNRLQAAQRGVPPPTAGARKGRVLPTGTTLTAEQAAQLAASVRAAAAKQAEERRESGEVAAEGEGGIKIGERGHMDVDELVKYIQGAVPSSKPARGSKNTLRGKRRTGAKR; this is encoded by the exons ATGTCCGACAACCAGGTCAAGCCCGAAGCCACCCCGGTTGAGCCCGTCGCGGACAAGGCTCCCGAGGTCACCGAGGCCTCTGCtcaggccgaggaggagcagcagccgcagcagccgcAGC TGCCGCCCGTTGCCGTCAATCTGCCGAACCCGAAGAATGCACGCACCCTGCCCAAGCCGCAGGACGGCGAGTCGTTCTCCAAGCTCAGCCTCTACTCGCAACCATCTGAGACGGTCCAGGAGATCAAGCTCGCCGTAAGCGAGTGGGTCGGCGGTTATTGGCTTGGACCCCATTCGCTCCGCCTTCCTGGCAAGGGTGACGACGTGCTCTCGACGTCCAAGGACGGCATCGAGATCCGCGCCGGCGACAAGCTCAGCGAGTTTATCGACCTCGCAGACGTCTTTGCCCACCTCCccgaggacggcgaccGTGTCCTCGATGTCGTGAACGAGCCCTATTCCGAGTCGACTGCTCGTCAGGCTGTcgtccgtctcctcgagtTCATCGAGCCCGCAGGCACGACAGCTAACAACCTCACCACGCCGCTCGGTGTCGGTGCCGGTGCTTCGATCTTTGAAGAGGTTCGCTCCGGCTCGCTCTACGTCCGCGAGTCGCCCAATGACGCTGTTGCCAAGGTTGAGCCCAAggaggacgccaaggacgccaaggaggacgaggttATCGAGCACGCATTCTCAGACTGGACTGCCGGCTCGGCCGGATTCCCGCTCTCCAAGCTCCCTGTCGCTCAGGCCCCTGTCGAGATCAACGCGTGCCTCCGCTCCATCCAGCTCTCCCACTTCAACCCTCCCCCGGCGCCTCTCCGCCAGAAGGGCCACCAGCTCTACCTCCAGGTCTCgatcctcgagggcgatgtTTACACCCTCGTGTGCTCCACTCGCGGGTGGTACGTCTCCAAGTCGAACGTCAACAACTTTGACCCCGCCCCGCGCGATGGCTCGTCCCCAACCCACAGCCTGttcgacctcctccactcccttTCGCCCCTCTTCACCGAGCGTCTCTTTGCGCTCCCATCGCTCTCATCGACCGCTCCTGCCCGTGACCCCCTCTCGACTGTCGCGATTCCCCAGGCTGAGCCCGCGTACCCTTGGATTATCGccgagcccaagcccgCGACCGGGCCGGAGATCCTGCGCACCCAGCTCGCGTATCTCCACTCGggcgcgacctcggcggAGGGCCTCGACAACGCACGCGACTGGAACGAGGAGATCCAGGGCGTGAAGGAGCTGCCCCACTCGACCATGCCTGAGCGCGTGTTCCGTGAGCGCATGGCGCAGAAGACCTGGGCCGAGTTCACTCAGGCCTCGATCCGCGCGGCGATGAACGTTGCCCGTGGCGACGTCCTTCCTCTCAACCCCAACGAGCCTACCCGTCAGCACATGTGGCTTGTCTCGAACATCTTTGTCACCAAGGCCGTTGACTCGATCGGCGCGTACTCGCACGTCGGTggtgacgccgccgcgcacgtCTCGCACGCCAAGGACGCTGAGGGTGTTCGCCTTCTTaaccgcctcgacgtcgacggcgccaacgtcctcggccacaCTGTTGTCGACTGGCAGGGTGACCGCTGGATCTGCCAGAGTGTGCTTCCTGGCATCTTCTCGCGCCGCGagcccgaggccgaggaggccgctgAGCCCAAGGACGatgagaagaaggaagacTGGGTCAAGGTTGAGGGCGacaaggaagaggaggccgcACTCAACCCCCTCATTATCTACGGCGCCGACTCGGAGCAGACCACCACCCTTCACTGGGACGAGGCAACCCACAACGTGATGAAGAAGATCGCTGCTCaccagcgcctcgcgcccCACACGCTCAAGGCCGGTGACAAGGAGTACGAGTTTTATGCGTCGTCGGAGGTCAAGGGTCTTCGCGGCTCGGACGGCCGCCGTTacttcctcgacctccccCGTCTCAGCCCCGTCGACATTGAGTGGCTCGAGAACAACTACGAGGGCAAGCTTGTTGGCCCCGGCGGTGAGCAGGTTGACGCTCCCGTCTACCCCCACCGCATGACGCTCCTTCGCCCCGAGCTCATTGAGATCTTCTGGGAGAGTGAGCTCAAGCTCTGGGCCCGCGATATCACCGCCAAgaagcaggccgaggaggcggagaaggccaaggccgagagTGAGAAgaccgaggccaaggagagtgaggagaccttggaggaggacaagaaggatgaggggaagaaggagatTGACCCGGAGACCATCGCCACTCTCAAGGACTTTGAGCTCCGTTTCAACCCTGACGCTTTCGTCGACTCGCCTTCCGAGGACGGCCAGACCTTTGGTCCGGCCAAGTACACCGACGAGAGCGATCTCAGCATCAAGTCGGTCCGCGACGCGTCCAAGTTCCTCCGCGACATGATTGTCCCCGCCATCGTCGTTGACGTCCTTACTGGCTCGGCTTCGGGCATCATGGACGGCGCGTCGCTCACCCGCGTCATGCACGCCCGCGGCATCAACATGCGTTACCTCGGTATCTTTGCGGCTGCCATTGACAACTTCACCAAGAAGCCCGAGGGCGAGTCCAAGGAGGCACAGGGTCTCCTGGGTGCGCTCCGCTCTGTCGTTATCCAGGAGATGGTCTTCCGTGGCGCCAAGCATGTCCttcgcgacctcgtccgcggcctcctccccgaGCAGGTCCCGAACGCCGTGTCGCACTTCCTGAACTGCCTCATTGGCACCGACTACAACGCCTCGCCCAAGGCCGTCtacgaggagctcgaggtcggcccGTCGGCTGAGCCCGCGTACGTCTCGCTCACTCCCGAGTCGCTCCGCGAGCAGATTGCCTCCGAGGTCGAGACTCGCTTCCGCTGgaagctcgacgaggcagaCTTCGCCGTCCGCAAGCCTCAGCTCCTTCGCGAGCTTGCGTCCCGCTTCGCGTTCCAGATCGTCCAGCGTGACTATGCGTTCGACTCGTCCGCggaggccgccgccgttgtTAACGGGGACGCTGACAAGGCCGCGtccaagaagaagaagggcaagacCGCCGGCTCCACGAAGCGCACCACTACCTTTGAGCCCGCCGacatcctcaccctcctccccgtcgtcatgtcgacggcgcccagcgtcgccgtcgccgaggagatctTCGATGCCGGCCGTGCGACCATCAACCGTGGTGACATTGACATGGGCCTAGAGTTTATGCTTGAAGGTGTCCAGCTGTACGAGTCGATCCACAGTGTCATTCACCCTGAGGTTGCCGCAGTGTACCACCAGTACGCCAGCACGCTgcaccagctcgcgcgcatcAAGATCCAGCAGatcgcggcggccgagaaCGCCGACCCCGAACAGCCCCTGGGTCTCGACATTTCCacggcgctcaagctccAGCGCCATGCCGTGCTCATCGCTGAGCGCACCCTCGGCGTCTACCACCATGACACGCTCGCGTACTACTTCCAACTCGCGATGCTCGAGAACCTCGAGGGCAACTCGCAGGCCGCGCTCCGCTACTTCCGCCACATCCTCATGCTTTGGAACGTCATCTACGGCGATGACCACCCCGAGATCAACACGCTCCTCAGTAACGCGGGTATTGTGCTCCAGTCGCTCAACCAGCACCAGCTCTCGATCCAGCTGTTGCAGCAGGCGGCTGAGCGCAACGCTGCTCAGTTTGGCGAGAAGCACGTCCAGTACGGCAACGCCCTCCACCAGCTCACCCAGGCGCACTTCCTGGGCGGCGACTTCCagaaggcgctcgagagcTCTGAGGGTGCGTTCGCCATCTTCAAGGACGTGTacggcgaggagcacgCGCAGACCAAGGAGGTTGCCAAgaacgtcgagctcctcaaggctGTGATCGACAACGTCGAGCGCCAGaagcaggagcaggagtTGTTGCGCCAGCAGCAGGTGAACCGTCTGCAGGccgcgcagcgcggcgttccccctcccactgCGGGCGCGCGCAAGGGCCGTGTCCTGCCCACCGGGACGACTCTGACTGCTGAGCAggccgcgcagctcgccgcgTCGGTGCGTGCTGCTGCGGccaagcaggccgaggagcgccgcgagagcggcgaggttgctgccgagggtgagggcggcATCAAGATTGGCGAACGTGGGCacatggacgtcgacgagctcgtcaagtACATCCAGGGTGCGGTGCCGTCCAGCAAGCCAGCACGCGGGTCCAAGAACACCCTCCGCGGCAAGCGCCGCACCGGTGCCAAGCGGTAA